A genomic segment from [Flavobacterium] thermophilum encodes:
- the speD_1 gene encoding S-adenosylmethionine decarboxylase proenzyme precursor gives MNETPRVKLHGFNNLTKSLSFNMYDICYTKTAKEREAYIEYIDDVYNAERLTNILKRVADMIGAHVLNIAKQDYVPQGASVTMLVSEGPVVEVPEDDGPLPEAVVLSLDKSHITVHTYPEYHPNDGISTFRADIDVVTCGEISPLKALDYLIHSFDADIMIIDYRVRGFTRDIHGYKLFIDHDITSIQDYIPEHIREKYDMIDVNIYQENIFHTKCKLKQFDLDNYLFGYAKEDLSEQEANETTAKLRREMDEIFYGKNMPNTV, from the coding sequence ATGAACGAAACACCGCGCGTCAAGCTGCACGGGTTCAACAACTTGACGAAATCGCTCAGCTTCAATATGTACGATATTTGCTATACGAAAACGGCGAAGGAGCGGGAGGCGTATATCGAATACATTGACGACGTGTACAATGCCGAACGGCTGACGAATATTTTAAAACGTGTCGCCGACATGATCGGCGCCCATGTGTTAAACATCGCCAAACAAGATTACGTTCCGCAGGGCGCGAGCGTGACGATGCTCGTTTCCGAGGGGCCGGTCGTCGAGGTGCCCGAAGATGACGGCCCTTTGCCGGAGGCGGTGGTGCTTTCCCTTGACAAAAGCCATATCACCGTCCATACATACCCAGAATACCACCCGAATGACGGAATCAGCACGTTCCGCGCCGATATTGATGTCGTCACATGCGGGGAAATTTCGCCGCTCAAAGCGCTCGACTATTTGATTCATTCATTTGACGCCGACATTATGATCATCGACTACCGCGTGCGCGGATTTACGCGCGACATTCACGGATACAAGCTGTTTATCGACCATGACATTACGTCGATTCAAGATTATATCCCGGAGCACATTCGCGAAAAGTACGATATGATCGACGTAAACATTTACCAAGAGAATATTTTTCACACAAAATGCAAGTTGAAACAGTTTGACTTGGACAACTACTTGTTTGGCTATGCAAAAGAGGATTTGAGCGAACAAGAAGCGAATGAAACAACCGCCAAGCTGAGAAGGGAAATGGATGAGATCTTTTACGGAAAAAATATGCCGAACACCGTTTGA
- a CDS encoding Predicted metal-dependent RNase, consists of a metallo-beta-lactamase domain and an RNA-binding KH domain encodes MLIEKVIKKRFETEVVQNVHIAKGTATFQGVRLTVRCFVIDGVLIDTGAKSMEHEFTSFFQHQDIDQVVITHYHEDHTGCAAFLQRKMGLPIYMNEPMIHYCQQKADYPLYRKVFWGKREPFTAKPIGATFSSRSATWDVIPTPGHSIDHVAFLNRETGQLFSGDLYCQEKTKVILREENIPAIIASLQHVLTYNFGDVFCAHAGYLPNGREALQRKLDYLLELQGNIIDLYEKGMPPKQIQETLFPKKYPIVFFSAKEWDSLHIVRSVIQEYQAKRAS; translated from the coding sequence ATGCTGATCGAGAAAGTGATCAAAAAACGGTTTGAAACAGAAGTGGTTCAAAACGTGCATATCGCCAAAGGAACGGCGACGTTTCAAGGCGTCCGCCTCACCGTCCGCTGCTTTGTCATCGATGGAGTGCTGATTGACACCGGCGCAAAATCAATGGAGCACGAATTCACCTCGTTTTTTCAACACCAAGACATCGACCAAGTCGTCATCACCCATTATCACGAAGACCATACCGGATGCGCGGCATTTTTGCAGCGGAAGATGGGGCTGCCCATCTACATGAACGAACCGATGATCCATTATTGCCAGCAAAAGGCGGACTATCCGCTATACCGAAAAGTGTTTTGGGGCAAGCGCGAGCCATTCACCGCCAAACCGATCGGCGCGACGTTTTCCTCACGAAGCGCAACGTGGGACGTCATCCCGACGCCAGGTCATTCCATCGATCATGTGGCGTTTTTGAACCGCGAAACGGGGCAATTGTTCAGCGGCGACTTGTACTGTCAGGAGAAAACGAAAGTCATCTTGCGCGAGGAAAACATCCCGGCGATCATCGCCTCCTTGCAACACGTGTTGACGTACAATTTCGGCGACGTCTTCTGCGCCCATGCCGGCTATCTCCCAAACGGGCGCGAGGCCTTGCAGCGAAAACTCGATTACTTGCTTGAACTTCAAGGCAACATCATCGATTTATACGAAAAAGGCATGCCGCCGAAACAAATTCAAGAAACGCTTTTCCCGAAAAAATATCCGATCGTCTTTTTTTCGGCGAAGGAGTGGGACTCCCTTCACATTGTCCGGTCGGTCATTCAAGAATATCAAGCGAAACGGGCAAGCTGA
- a CDS encoding Domain of uncharacterised function (DUF2935), translated as MQFYYGPHMPLRILDEIEFWKHQEAEHTIVIRELVDGLEEPYVEALKKWEEALLDTHQHAVRYIESVIRAGHYVPEQLHQQVLHFVSYCLEQSLQFIELCRQIKTRSKAVSQNPTAKVVLDHIIRESEYFVGIAQLLLYGTHSALAALRTDSSATS; from the coding sequence GTGCAATTTTACTACGGTCCACATATGCCGCTGCGTATTTTGGATGAAATTGAATTTTGGAAGCATCAAGAAGCGGAACATACGATCGTCATTCGCGAGCTTGTGGACGGATTGGAAGAGCCGTATGTGGAAGCGTTGAAAAAATGGGAGGAAGCGCTTTTGGACACGCATCAGCACGCGGTCCGTTATATTGAATCGGTCATTCGGGCCGGCCATTATGTTCCTGAACAACTGCATCAACAAGTGCTCCATTTTGTGTCGTACTGCCTAGAGCAGAGCCTTCAGTTCATCGAATTATGCCGGCAAATCAAAACCCGCAGCAAAGCCGTCAGCCAAAACCCGACTGCCAAGGTGGTGCTCGATCACATCATTCGCGAATCGGAGTATTTTGTCGGCATCGCGCAGTTGTTGCTGTACGGTACTCATTCGGCATTGGCTGCACTGCGGACAGATTCATCGGCGACGTCATAG
- a CDS encoding Domain of uncharacterised function (DUF74), whose product MIVTTTNTIEGKQIEEYLGIVAGEVILGANVVRDFLASITDIIGGRSGTYESKLAEGREMAIKEMVNKAKHLGANAVIGVDLDFETLRDGMMMCIATGTAVRVRS is encoded by the coding sequence GTGATTGTCACGACCACCAATACCATTGAAGGAAAACAAATTGAAGAGTATTTGGGCATCGTAGCGGGAGAAGTCATTTTGGGCGCCAATGTCGTCCGCGATTTTCTCGCCAGCATCACTGACATCATCGGCGGGCGGAGCGGAACGTATGAAAGCAAGCTGGCCGAAGGGCGGGAGATGGCGATCAAGGAGATGGTCAATAAGGCGAAGCATCTTGGCGCTAACGCCGTCATCGGGGTGGATCTTGATTTTGAAACGCTGCGCGATGGCATGATGATGTGCATTGCGACAGGGACGGCGGTGCGGGTGAGATCGTAA
- the czrA_1 gene encoding HTH-type transcriptional repressor CzrA, producing MMKAEDHLFLDESVVEEVSKIFKALADPTRMKMLYLLSQEECHVGHIAEVLGMSQSAVSHQLALLRALRLVKYRREGKSLVYSCDDDHVISLLRQAIDHAQHP from the coding sequence ATGATGAAGGCAGAAGATCATTTGTTTTTAGATGAAAGCGTCGTGGAGGAAGTGTCGAAAATCTTTAAAGCGTTGGCGGATCCGACGCGGATGAAGATGTTGTATTTGTTGTCGCAGGAAGAATGCCATGTCGGCCATATTGCGGAAGTGCTCGGCATGTCGCAGTCGGCCGTTTCCCATCAACTGGCGCTGCTTCGGGCGCTGCGGCTTGTCAAATATCGCCGTGAAGGGAAATCACTGGTGTATTCGTGCGATGACGATCATGTCATTTCGCTGCTGAGGCAGGCGATTGATCACGCTCAACATCCATAA
- the czcD_1 gene encoding Cadmium, cobalt and zinc/H(+)-K(+) antiporter — translation MHHHEHGHCGHHHGHHHGLGREGSQKGLAAALVITVGIMVLEFVGGLVTNSLALLSDSGHMLSDAASLLLSLLAVWFAARPASPKRTYGFYRFEILAALVNGVALVGIAAWIIWEAVARFVNPPAVASGPMMAIAVIGLLANLASAWVLMRKGDVKENVNVRSAYLHVLGDALGSVGAIAAGLVIWLFDWYAADPLISIAVAVLILKGAFAVVKQTVHILMEGTPAAIDHAEVKAALSGIDGVIDVHDLHIWTITSGLDSLSCHLLIEEGCDGQAVLQRAIDLIETRFHIRHATIQIEMPHIRHGEMEV, via the coding sequence ATGCATCATCATGAACACGGCCATTGCGGCCACCATCACGGGCATCATCATGGCTTGGGCAGAGAGGGGAGCCAAAAAGGGTTGGCGGCCGCTCTTGTCATTACCGTCGGGATTATGGTTCTGGAGTTTGTCGGCGGGCTTGTGACGAACAGCCTTGCTCTTCTTTCGGATTCAGGGCATATGCTGAGCGATGCTGCTTCGCTTTTGTTAAGTCTGTTGGCGGTGTGGTTTGCGGCGAGGCCTGCGTCGCCGAAGAGGACATATGGATTTTACCGGTTCGAGATTTTAGCGGCGCTCGTAAACGGGGTTGCGTTGGTGGGGATTGCCGCTTGGATTATTTGGGAAGCGGTCGCGAGGTTTGTGAATCCACCTGCTGTCGCGAGCGGGCCGATGATGGCCATTGCTGTCATAGGGTTGCTGGCTAATTTGGCAAGCGCTTGGGTGTTAATGCGCAAAGGGGATGTCAAAGAGAACGTCAATGTCCGCAGCGCCTATCTTCATGTGCTTGGCGATGCGTTAGGCTCGGTCGGGGCGATCGCGGCGGGGCTTGTCATCTGGCTGTTCGATTGGTACGCGGCCGATCCGCTCATTTCCATCGCGGTGGCGGTTTTGATTCTAAAAGGAGCATTTGCCGTAGTCAAGCAGACAGTGCATATTTTAATGGAAGGAACGCCGGCGGCGATTGACCATGCGGAAGTGAAGGCGGCGCTCTCGGGCATTGATGGGGTGATCGATGTCCACGATTTGCATATTTGGACGATCACCTCGGGGCTTGATTCGTTAAGCTGCCATTTGCTCATTGAGGAAGGTTGCGATGGGCAGGCGGTTTTGCAGCGGGCGATTGATTTGATCGAGACGCGCTTTCACATTCGCCATGCGACGATTCAAATCGAAATGCCGCATATTCGCCATGGGGAGATGGAAGTATAG
- the cysL_2 gene encoding CysJI operon transcriptional activator codes for MYYDELKTFITLAEVKNFTKTAEILHLSQPSVSLHIKNLEKEFQTKLFIRSPKRLRMTPTGELLYDRAKQMMALYEQTKQDILEHHHSVKGKLTIGASFTIGEYILPPLLPDFQKRYPELELEVMIGNTKEIVELVKSYQVDIGLIEGQTNEKELSVHPFMQDELVIVASKRHALAQKGEVTISELQNEAWVAREVGSGTREYFNHFIRSNGLKIQSLMIISSNQGIKETLINGNALSLLSRSVAARDIEHGHLSIVHLNHPPFYRMFSYICAPIMENKQNVRIFLETLQHNWRS; via the coding sequence ATGTATTACGACGAGTTGAAGACGTTCATTACGTTAGCAGAAGTGAAAAATTTCACAAAGACGGCAGAAATTCTCCATTTATCCCAGCCAAGTGTCAGCTTGCACATTAAAAATTTAGAGAAGGAGTTCCAGACGAAACTGTTCATCCGCTCCCCGAAGCGGCTGCGCATGACGCCGACAGGTGAACTTTTGTACGATCGCGCCAAACAAATGATGGCGCTCTATGAACAAACGAAGCAAGACATTTTGGAGCACCATCACTCAGTGAAAGGCAAATTGACCATCGGCGCCAGCTTTACGATTGGAGAGTATATTTTGCCCCCGCTTTTGCCCGATTTCCAAAAGCGCTATCCAGAATTGGAGCTTGAGGTGATGATCGGCAACACGAAAGAAATTGTCGAACTCGTCAAATCGTATCAAGTCGACATCGGCTTGATCGAAGGGCAAACGAACGAAAAAGAATTGTCCGTCCACCCGTTTATGCAAGACGAGCTCGTCATCGTCGCCTCCAAGCGGCACGCCTTGGCGCAAAAAGGCGAAGTCACGATCAGCGAGCTGCAAAACGAGGCGTGGGTGGCGCGCGAAGTCGGGTCGGGGACAAGGGAATATTTCAATCATTTCATCCGCTCGAACGGGCTGAAAATCCAATCGCTCATGATCATCAGCAGCAACCAAGGCATTAAAGAAACGCTGATCAACGGCAACGCTTTGTCCTTGCTGTCGCGCAGCGTCGCCGCCCGCGACATCGAGCACGGCCATCTGTCCATCGTTCACTTGAACCATCCACCGTTTTACCGAATGTTTTCCTATATTTGTGCACCGATTATGGAAAACAAGCAAAATGTACGTATCTTCCTTGAAACGTTGCAACACAATTGGAGATCCTAA
- the cysJ gene encoding Sulfite reductase [NADPH] flavoprotein alpha-component, protein MQLQVTNSPFSQEQIELLNRLLPTLTPAQKFWLSGYLAAAESAAAVLDAEAPALLVGGGKPVSKEVTVLYGSQTGNAQKLAEKAGKALKERGFEAKVSSMLDFKPNELKKVETLLIVVSTHGEGDPPDNAVSFYEFLHSKRAPKLNHLRFSVLALGDTSYEHFCQTGKDFDKRLEELGGERFYPRVDCDVDYEEAAAKWLDGVLAELSKGANAEAAPVLSAAAAVPKAEPAVVYSRKNPFSAEVLENINLNGRGSNKETRHLELSLEGSGLKYEPGDALGIFPKNDPELVDLIIQEMKWNPEETVTIDKDGEVRSLKEALTSHFEITVLTKALLQKLAPLSKNSELQALVAPGNEAKLKEYAKGRDLLDAFRDFGPWDAAPQQVISILRKMPPRLYSIASSLAAYPDEVHLTIGAVRYESHGRLRKGVCSTFCAERVQIGDTLPVFVQPNPNFKLPKDPSTPIIMIGPGTGVAPFRAFMQEREATGANGKSWLFFGDQHFMTDFLYQTEWLAWLKSGVLTKMDVAFSRDTEKKVYVQHRMLERSKELFGWLEDGAVVYVCGDKQHMARDVHQTLIEIIEKEGGMSREQAEAYVTEMQKQKRYQRDVY, encoded by the coding sequence TTGCAGCTGCAAGTAACCAACAGTCCGTTTAGCCAGGAGCAGATTGAGCTCTTGAACCGTTTGTTGCCGACGTTGACGCCAGCGCAAAAATTTTGGCTGAGCGGGTATTTGGCCGCCGCCGAGTCGGCCGCTGCTGTGCTTGACGCCGAAGCGCCCGCACTGCTTGTCGGGGGCGGGAAACCGGTTTCGAAAGAAGTGACCGTTCTGTACGGTTCGCAAACCGGCAATGCGCAAAAACTGGCCGAAAAAGCAGGCAAGGCGCTTAAGGAGCGCGGATTCGAGGCGAAAGTGTCGTCCATGCTTGACTTTAAGCCGAATGAATTGAAGAAAGTCGAGACGCTGCTCATCGTCGTGAGCACGCATGGGGAAGGCGATCCGCCAGACAACGCGGTGTCGTTTTACGAGTTTCTCCACAGCAAACGGGCGCCAAAGCTCAACCATCTTCGTTTCTCTGTCTTGGCGCTTGGCGATACGTCGTATGAACATTTTTGCCAGACGGGGAAAGATTTTGACAAGCGGCTCGAGGAGCTCGGGGGAGAGCGGTTTTATCCGCGCGTCGACTGTGACGTCGACTACGAGGAAGCGGCGGCGAAATGGCTTGACGGCGTGCTTGCCGAGCTGAGCAAAGGGGCCAATGCCGAGGCCGCGCCAGTGTTGTCGGCCGCTGCGGCCGTGCCGAAAGCCGAACCGGCGGTCGTCTATTCGCGGAAAAATCCGTTCTCGGCTGAGGTGCTGGAAAACATCAACTTAAACGGCCGCGGATCGAACAAAGAAACGCGCCATCTCGAATTGTCTCTTGAAGGATCGGGGTTGAAGTATGAGCCGGGCGATGCGCTTGGCATCTTCCCGAAAAACGATCCGGAGCTTGTCGATCTCATCATTCAAGAAATGAAATGGAACCCGGAAGAAACGGTGACGATCGACAAAGACGGGGAAGTGCGGTCGCTCAAAGAAGCGCTCACGTCCCATTTTGAAATCACTGTGTTGACCAAAGCGCTGTTGCAAAAGCTTGCGCCGCTGTCGAAAAACAGCGAGCTTCAAGCGCTCGTTGCCCCAGGCAATGAGGCGAAGCTGAAAGAATACGCCAAAGGCCGCGACTTATTGGATGCGTTCCGCGACTTCGGCCCATGGGATGCGGCGCCGCAACAAGTCATCTCGATTTTGCGCAAAATGCCGCCGCGCCTGTACTCGATCGCGAGCAGCTTAGCGGCCTATCCAGATGAAGTGCACTTGACGATCGGCGCGGTCCGTTATGAGTCGCACGGCCGCCTGCGCAAAGGGGTGTGCTCGACGTTCTGCGCCGAACGCGTCCAAATCGGCGATACGTTGCCGGTCTTTGTGCAGCCGAACCCGAATTTTAAGCTGCCAAAAGACCCATCGACGCCAATCATTATGATCGGTCCAGGCACCGGAGTGGCGCCGTTCCGCGCCTTTATGCAAGAGCGTGAGGCGACAGGAGCCAACGGAAAATCGTGGCTCTTTTTCGGCGACCAACATTTTATGACCGACTTCCTGTATCAAACGGAATGGCTCGCTTGGCTGAAAAGCGGTGTGCTGACTAAAATGGATGTCGCCTTCTCTCGCGATACGGAGAAGAAAGTGTATGTGCAGCACCGGATGCTCGAGCGAAGCAAAGAGCTGTTCGGCTGGCTCGAGGATGGCGCCGTCGTCTACGTATGCGGCGACAAACAACACATGGCGCGCGACGTCCATCAGACGTTGATCGAGATTATCGAAAAAGAAGGCGGAATGAGCCGCGAACAGGCGGAAGCGTATGTCACCGAGATGCAAAAGCAAAAACGATACCAACGCGACGTCTATTAA
- the cysI gene encoding Sulfite reductase [NADPH] hemoprotein beta-component has product MAKVVLKAPDGPPSDVERIKQESRYLRGTLAETMEDPLSAGIPEDDNRLMKFHGSYLQDDRDVRTERQKQKLEPAYQFMVRVRTPGGVATPEQWLVMDELARKYANGTLKLTTRQAFQLHGVLKWNMKKTMQAINNALMTTLAACGDVNRNVMCNPNPYQSEVHAEVYEWAKLISDHLLPRTRAYYEIWLDDEKVAGTPAVDGEEEPIYGPTYLPRKFKIGIAVPPSNDVDVFSQDIGFIAIVEDGKLAGFNVAIGGGMGMTHGDKTTYPQLAKVIGFCRPDQVVEVAEKIMTVQRDYGNRSSRKHARFKYTIDRLGLETVKEEIERRLGWKLGEARPYHFEHSGDRYGWVEGVNGTWHFTLFVEGGRVKDYDDYKLMTGLREIAKVHTGDFRLTPNQNLVIANVTSEKKPEIEALIAKYGLTDGRRYTALRRNALACVALPTCGLAMAEAERYLPKLLDKIEEIIDENGLRDEEITIRMTGCPNGCARHVLAEIAFVGKAVGKYNMYLGAAFNGTRLGKLYRENIGEEEILRELRVLLSRYAKERLDGEHFGDFVIRAGIVKEVTDGTNFHD; this is encoded by the coding sequence ATGGCGAAAGTCGTGTTAAAAGCGCCGGACGGACCGCCAAGCGATGTGGAGCGCATCAAGCAGGAAAGCCGTTACTTGCGCGGCACGCTCGCGGAAACGATGGAAGACCCGCTCAGCGCAGGAATTCCAGAGGATGACAACCGGTTGATGAAATTCCACGGCAGCTACTTGCAAGACGACCGCGACGTGCGCACCGAGCGGCAAAAACAAAAACTGGAGCCTGCATACCAGTTCATGGTTCGCGTCCGCACGCCGGGCGGGGTGGCGACGCCGGAACAGTGGCTTGTCATGGATGAGCTCGCCCGCAAGTATGCGAACGGCACGTTGAAGCTGACGACGCGCCAAGCGTTCCAATTGCACGGCGTCTTAAAATGGAACATGAAAAAAACGATGCAAGCCATTAACAACGCGCTGATGACGACGCTTGCGGCGTGTGGCGACGTCAACCGAAACGTCATGTGCAACCCGAACCCGTACCAGTCGGAAGTGCACGCGGAAGTGTACGAATGGGCAAAGCTGATCAGCGACCATTTGCTGCCGCGGACGAGGGCGTATTACGAAATTTGGCTTGATGATGAAAAAGTGGCCGGCACGCCGGCGGTTGACGGCGAAGAAGAGCCGATTTACGGACCGACGTACTTGCCGCGGAAATTTAAAATCGGCATCGCTGTCCCGCCGTCGAACGACGTCGATGTGTTCTCGCAAGACATCGGGTTCATCGCCATTGTCGAGGACGGCAAGCTTGCCGGGTTTAATGTCGCCATCGGCGGCGGCATGGGGATGACCCATGGGGACAAAACGACGTATCCGCAGCTTGCCAAGGTGATCGGCTTCTGCCGGCCGGATCAAGTGGTCGAGGTGGCGGAGAAAATTATGACCGTTCAGCGCGACTACGGCAACCGCTCATCGCGCAAACACGCTCGCTTTAAATACACGATCGACCGCCTTGGCCTTGAAACGGTGAAAGAAGAAATTGAGCGCCGCCTTGGCTGGAAGCTCGGCGAAGCGCGCCCGTACCATTTCGAGCATAGCGGCGACCGCTATGGCTGGGTCGAAGGCGTCAATGGGACATGGCACTTCACACTCTTTGTCGAAGGCGGACGCGTCAAAGACTACGACGATTACAAGCTGATGACCGGCCTGCGCGAAATCGCGAAAGTCCATACGGGCGATTTCCGGCTGACGCCAAACCAAAACTTGGTCATCGCTAACGTCACGAGCGAGAAAAAGCCGGAAATCGAGGCACTCATCGCCAAATACGGCTTGACCGACGGCCGCCGGTACACCGCCTTGCGCCGCAACGCGCTCGCCTGTGTCGCCTTGCCGACGTGCGGCTTGGCGATGGCGGAAGCGGAGCGCTACTTGCCGAAGTTGCTTGATAAAATCGAGGAAATCATCGATGAAAACGGCTTGCGCGACGAAGAAATCACGATCCGCATGACGGGCTGTCCGAACGGTTGCGCCCGCCACGTGCTCGCCGAAATCGCCTTCGTCGGCAAAGCGGTCGGAAAATACAACATGTACCTCGGCGCTGCGTTCAACGGCACGCGCCTTGGCAAACTGTACCGCGAAAACATCGGCGAAGAAGAAATTTTGCGCGAACTGCGCGTCCTCCTATCCCGCTATGCGAAAGAGCGTCT